A single genomic interval of Microbacterium sp. zg-Y1090 harbors:
- a CDS encoding zinc-dependent metalloprotease, which translates to MADGEDRSPEDEFQELMRQLFGGQPGALDPDQLARLSGMGIDPAMMATVMQNLRGMFAQAPADGIPWDMAKRQALHIANQGGLGISNTERADLGEAFTLATLWLSEATTISELSAPARTLTRGGWVEATLPVWQELAEPVALSIADALTDALDEQVPEEMRAVVQGAGKLMRTVGGSLFAAQLGAVVGRLSTEVVSGGDVGLPVMPAGEAAILPQNFADFGRDLGIADDQLALYLATRELAHARLFRHAKWLRLHVITQVTEFARGIRVDTSALEDLAARFDPSQPEELRQALESGALLPQRTEAQTAALGRLETLLALIEGWVDVVTDDATARLPEAYRIAEVVRRRRAVGGPAEQALGSLVGLEVRPRRLREAAAMWRSVTDAVGIAGRDSLWDYPDLMPGAADIDDPAALVARMQAHARGDEPERDAMDEALEALLNDAQADAAGGGAGAPADGGTEDGAGDTDGAAEDDPDGDAAGPRPV; encoded by the coding sequence ATGGCCGACGGCGAAGACCGCTCCCCCGAGGACGAGTTCCAGGAACTGATGCGTCAGCTGTTCGGCGGGCAGCCGGGGGCGCTGGATCCCGATCAGCTCGCGAGACTGTCGGGAATGGGCATCGACCCCGCCATGATGGCGACGGTCATGCAGAACCTGCGCGGCATGTTCGCGCAGGCGCCCGCGGACGGGATTCCCTGGGACATGGCCAAACGTCAGGCGCTGCACATCGCCAACCAGGGCGGCCTGGGCATCAGCAACACCGAGCGCGCCGACCTGGGTGAGGCATTCACCCTGGCGACGCTCTGGCTGAGCGAGGCCACCACCATCTCCGAGCTCTCCGCCCCCGCCCGCACCCTCACGCGCGGTGGCTGGGTGGAGGCGACCCTGCCGGTGTGGCAGGAGCTTGCCGAACCGGTGGCGCTGAGCATCGCCGATGCGCTCACGGACGCACTGGACGAGCAGGTGCCCGAGGAGATGCGCGCGGTCGTGCAGGGCGCAGGCAAGCTGATGCGCACCGTCGGCGGGTCGCTCTTCGCCGCTCAGCTGGGCGCCGTCGTGGGGCGACTGTCGACCGAGGTGGTCAGCGGCGGCGATGTGGGCCTTCCGGTCATGCCCGCCGGCGAGGCGGCGATCCTGCCGCAGAATTTCGCCGACTTCGGCCGCGACCTCGGCATCGCCGACGACCAGCTGGCCCTCTACCTCGCGACCCGTGAGCTCGCCCACGCGCGCCTGTTCCGCCACGCCAAATGGCTGCGCCTGCACGTCATCACCCAGGTGACCGAGTTCGCCCGCGGCATCCGTGTGGACACCTCGGCGCTGGAGGACCTCGCGGCGCGCTTCGACCCCTCGCAGCCCGAGGAGCTGCGTCAGGCTCTCGAAAGCGGCGCCCTCCTCCCCCAGCGCACCGAGGCGCAGACCGCCGCGCTCGGTCGCTTGGAGACCCTTCTGGCGCTCATCGAGGGCTGGGTCGACGTCGTCACCGACGACGCCACGGCGCGTCTGCCCGAGGCCTACCGCATCGCCGAGGTCGTGCGTCGCCGTCGCGCCGTGGGCGGGCCTGCCGAGCAGGCGCTCGGATCGCTCGTGGGGCTGGAGGTGCGACCGCGGCGCCTGCGCGAAGCCGCCGCGATGTGGCGCTCCGTGACCGACGCCGTGGGCATCGCCGGCCGCGACTCGCTGTGGGACTACCCCGACCTCATGCCCGGCGCCGCCGACATCGACGACCCCGCAGCGCTCGTCGCCCGCATGCAGGCGCACGCCCGGGGCGACGAACCCGAACGCGACGCGATGGACGAAGCACTCGAAGCGCTGCTGAACGATGCTCAGGCGGATGCCGCAGGCGGCGGCGCCGGGGCACCGGCGGATGGCGGAACCGAGGACGGAGCGGGCGACACGGACGGGGCGGCCGAGGACGACCCCGACGGTGACGCCGCCGGGCCCCGCCCGGTCTGA
- a CDS encoding ATP-dependent helicase → MSIDPLAGLDETQLTAATALRGPVCVLAGAGTGKTRVITHRIAHGVDTGAYSPGRVMAVTFTTKAAGELRGRLRALGVPGVSARTFHAAALAQLNFFWPQLAGGSAPSIVNGKVRMLAHASDALGFDPGPAALRDVAAEIEWRKVTMRSIEEYALARPRGVAGLDVSQVVDLQRSYEKLKDERHQLDFEDVLLACAGMIETEPHVAAAVREQYRHFTVDEFQDVSPVQYRLLELWLGERRDLCVVGDASQTVYSFAGADPQYLLGFAERHPDARVVRLERNYRSDAAVLAVANDLMRDRPGALSLVAASGEEPGPTPTVTSYPDDAAEAAGVARAVAAQIAAGTDPDDIAVLYRANAQSASILAALAERQIAATVLGGKRFFDLPEVRQAILELRGATVAPLDTAFLPTVRDILRRAGLTDEPPPAGGAVRDSWEARAAILRLAEEAPAGTTLRTFTDDLIARAKDQHEPSLRTVTLATLHAAKGLEWKHVHLIGMAEGLLPISYATTLETIDEERRLAYVGITRAAQTLSLSWARGTGQRERAVSRFVREIGTGSLRAADARATSGGRGGRGSSPTGSRGPVSR, encoded by the coding sequence GTGAGCATCGATCCCCTCGCCGGGCTCGACGAGACGCAGTTGACCGCGGCGACCGCGCTGCGCGGGCCGGTGTGCGTTCTTGCCGGTGCGGGCACCGGCAAGACCCGCGTCATCACGCACCGCATCGCCCACGGTGTCGACACCGGGGCGTACTCGCCCGGTCGGGTCATGGCCGTGACGTTCACGACCAAGGCAGCGGGCGAACTGCGCGGACGGCTGCGGGCGCTCGGGGTGCCCGGCGTCTCCGCCCGCACGTTCCACGCCGCCGCCCTGGCACAGCTGAACTTCTTCTGGCCGCAGCTGGCCGGCGGCAGCGCCCCGTCGATCGTCAACGGCAAAGTGCGCATGCTCGCGCATGCCTCCGACGCGCTGGGCTTCGATCCCGGACCGGCCGCCCTCCGTGACGTCGCCGCCGAGATCGAGTGGCGGAAGGTCACGATGCGCAGCATCGAGGAGTACGCCCTCGCCCGCCCGCGGGGAGTGGCCGGACTCGACGTGTCCCAGGTGGTCGATCTGCAGCGCTCCTACGAGAAGCTGAAGGACGAGCGCCACCAGCTGGACTTCGAGGACGTGCTGCTGGCCTGCGCGGGCATGATCGAGACCGAGCCGCACGTGGCGGCCGCCGTGCGCGAACAGTACCGCCACTTCACGGTGGACGAGTTCCAGGACGTCTCTCCGGTGCAGTATCGCCTGCTCGAACTGTGGCTCGGCGAGCGGCGCGACCTGTGCGTCGTCGGCGATGCCAGCCAGACCGTGTACTCCTTCGCCGGCGCCGATCCGCAGTACCTGCTGGGCTTCGCCGAGCGGCATCCCGACGCCCGGGTGGTGCGGCTCGAGCGCAACTACCGGTCGGATGCCGCGGTCCTCGCCGTGGCCAACGACCTCATGCGGGACCGTCCCGGCGCCCTCTCGCTCGTCGCCGCCTCGGGGGAGGAGCCGGGACCCACCCCGACGGTGACGAGCTATCCCGACGACGCGGCCGAAGCCGCGGGCGTCGCCCGTGCCGTGGCGGCCCAGATCGCCGCCGGCACCGATCCGGACGACATCGCCGTGCTGTACCGCGCGAACGCACAGTCCGCGTCGATCCTCGCCGCCCTGGCCGAGCGGCAGATCGCGGCGACGGTGCTCGGCGGCAAGCGGTTCTTCGATCTGCCCGAAGTGCGTCAGGCGATCCTCGAGCTGCGCGGCGCGACGGTCGCGCCGCTGGACACCGCCTTCCTGCCGACGGTGCGCGACATCCTGCGTCGGGCCGGGCTCACCGACGAGCCTCCGCCGGCCGGCGGTGCGGTGCGCGACTCGTGGGAGGCGCGGGCGGCGATCCTGCGGCTGGCCGAGGAGGCGCCGGCAGGAACCACGCTGCGCACCTTCACCGACGACCTCATCGCCCGCGCGAAGGATCAGCACGAGCCGTCGCTGCGCACGGTCACGCTGGCCACCCTGCACGCTGCGAAGGGCCTGGAGTGGAAGCACGTGCACCTGATCGGCATGGCCGAGGGGCTGCTGCCGATCTCCTACGCCACGACGCTCGAGACCATCGACGAGGAGCGGCGCCTCGCCTATGTCGGAATCACGCGCGCCGCGCAGACCCTCTCGCTGTCGTGGGCGCGGGGAACGGGACAACGGGAGCGAGCGGTGTCGCGCTTCGTGCGGGAGATCGGCACAGGCAGTCTGCGTGCGGCAGATGCGCGTGCCACGTCGGGCGGGCGTGGCGGGCGTGGATCGTCGCCGACCGGCTCGCGCGGCCCGGTCTCGCGCTGA
- a CDS encoding phosphotransferase encodes MARSPFTLAASVTSALPRAVVVGVGELTEGAAGRFDAAVADLDDGRRVVVRVPTSADAADELAAQVRVLRALSAGVRGVLPFRAPEVLGEAGLGASRVVVCDLLPGYRVEAAHVPPGRGVAESLGAAIADVHALPTSVVRDAGLPSRTPAQVRDEAERMLDRAEATGLLPFALLRRWSTALAADALWRFEAAVTLGGVEPTAFLLEDVDDIPTVTGLLDWHGLSVGDPAADLKWLASAPTAAEDVYGGYLTRAHRAPDARLRDRARLHAELEFAKWLVHGHAAGSESVVADAVALLESLAEGVGETPLVSTDAVDVDDALASVGRMSDATGEIVDTSMQTDAYDPSTLSMFAQDTAADDGDPAAQVTQPLELSLFSDDDAGSPAPRSAGTDHGMDDALPSEDPGSAHEQERDESARNALRRWRAAE; translated from the coding sequence ATGGCACGCTCACCCTTCACTCTAGCCGCGTCGGTCACGTCGGCCCTCCCCCGGGCGGTCGTCGTCGGAGTGGGTGAGTTGACCGAAGGCGCCGCCGGCCGCTTCGACGCGGCGGTCGCGGACCTCGATGACGGTCGCCGCGTCGTCGTGCGCGTCCCCACCTCCGCCGACGCCGCCGACGAACTGGCCGCGCAGGTGCGTGTGCTGCGGGCCCTGTCCGCCGGCGTCCGCGGCGTGCTGCCCTTCCGAGCCCCCGAGGTGCTGGGCGAGGCTGGCCTGGGCGCATCCCGTGTCGTGGTGTGCGACCTGCTGCCGGGCTACCGGGTCGAGGCCGCCCACGTGCCGCCCGGGCGCGGTGTGGCCGAGTCGCTCGGAGCGGCGATCGCCGATGTGCACGCGCTGCCGACGTCGGTCGTCCGCGACGCCGGACTGCCCTCGCGCACGCCGGCTCAGGTGCGCGACGAAGCCGAGCGGATGCTGGACCGCGCCGAGGCGACCGGGCTGCTGCCCTTCGCCCTGCTGCGCCGGTGGAGCACGGCGCTGGCGGCAGACGCGCTCTGGCGCTTCGAGGCCGCCGTCACCCTCGGCGGCGTCGAGCCCACGGCGTTCCTCCTCGAAGACGTCGACGACATCCCCACCGTGACCGGCCTGCTCGACTGGCACGGCCTCAGCGTCGGAGACCCCGCCGCCGACCTGAAGTGGCTCGCGAGCGCTCCCACCGCAGCGGAGGACGTCTACGGCGGCTACCTGACGCGCGCGCACCGGGCACCGGATGCCCGCCTGCGCGACCGCGCCCGGCTCCACGCCGAGCTGGAGTTCGCCAAGTGGCTCGTTCACGGCCACGCCGCGGGCAGCGAGAGCGTGGTGGCCGACGCCGTCGCGCTGCTGGAGTCGCTGGCCGAGGGGGTCGGCGAGACGCCCCTGGTGTCCACCGACGCCGTCGACGTCGACGACGCCCTCGCGAGCGTCGGCCGCATGTCCGACGCGACCGGCGAGATCGTCGACACCTCGATGCAGACCGATGCCTACGACCCCTCGACGCTGTCGATGTTCGCGCAGGACACCGCCGCCGACGACGGCGACCCGGCCGCGCAGGTCACCCAGCCCCTCGAACTCTCACTGTTCTCCGACGATGACGCCGGTTCCCCGGCGCCGCGCTCGGCGGGCACGGACCACGGCATGGACGATGCGCTGCCTTCCGAGGATCCCGGCTCGGCGCACGAGCAGGAGCGGGACGAGTCCGCGCGCAACGCGCTGCGCCGCTGGCGCGCCGCCGAGTAG
- the nudC gene encoding NAD(+) diphosphatase translates to MTVPDSPQPLWPLASGLDRAAEERADEGLIDRLRADAGTRVLVLHGDRVPLASDAAIAWVTPAQPEGPAVHWAFLGRDADGAALLLAAVAADAPVPHRWERWGALRTVGGDLAGVDAPAFATGLSLGRWLVDAPFCPACGSATRVHSSGWARTCTGCGRQHFPRTDPAVIVAVSSPDRKRLLLGSNALWAQQNRYSTFAGFVEAGESLESAVAREVHEEAGVRLSQVRYGGSQAWPYPRSLMLGFHAVADDEHAARADGEEIVAVRWFDRAEIGAALGGGGEVLLPGPASIARRLITQWHAEAR, encoded by the coding sequence ATGACGGTGCCCGACAGCCCGCAGCCCCTGTGGCCGCTTGCCTCCGGGCTCGACCGCGCCGCGGAGGAACGCGCCGACGAGGGACTCATCGACCGTCTGCGCGCCGATGCCGGCACCCGTGTCCTGGTGCTGCACGGCGACCGCGTGCCGCTGGCATCCGACGCCGCCATCGCCTGGGTGACGCCCGCTCAGCCGGAGGGCCCGGCGGTGCACTGGGCGTTCCTCGGACGCGACGCCGATGGTGCGGCGCTGCTGCTGGCCGCCGTCGCCGCAGACGCCCCCGTGCCCCACCGGTGGGAGCGCTGGGGTGCGCTGCGGACCGTCGGGGGCGATCTCGCCGGGGTCGACGCGCCCGCGTTCGCGACGGGGCTGAGCCTGGGGCGGTGGCTCGTCGACGCGCCGTTCTGTCCCGCGTGCGGGTCGGCCACTCGCGTGCACTCCTCGGGCTGGGCGCGCACGTGCACCGGCTGCGGGCGTCAGCACTTCCCGCGCACCGATCCCGCCGTCATCGTCGCCGTCAGCAGCCCCGACCGGAAGCGCCTGCTGCTGGGGTCGAACGCGCTGTGGGCGCAGCAGAACCGGTACTCCACGTTCGCGGGCTTCGTCGAGGCGGGCGAGTCGCTGGAGTCGGCGGTGGCCCGCGAGGTGCACGAGGAGGCGGGCGTGCGGCTGTCGCAGGTGCGGTACGGGGGGTCCCAGGCCTGGCCGTATCCGCGCTCCCTCATGCTGGGCTTCCACGCCGTCGCCGACGACGAGCATGCCGCGCGGGCCGACGGCGAGGAGATCGTCGCGGTGCGCTGGTTCGACCGCGCCGAGATCGGTGCGGCCCTGGGCGGTGGGGGAGAGGTCCTTCTCCCCGGCCCTGCGTCCATCGCCCGTCGCCTGATCACCCAGTGGCACGCGGAGGCACGGTGA
- a CDS encoding YlbL family protein: MALFDENVTIVPAPRRRPSRGTIAGIWALVVALVVLLVLTFLPTAYVIQQPGPVYDTLGTARTADGTDVPLISVEGAETYPTAGTLDLLTVQVEGNRERPPSWFELALAWFDRTRAVVPIDEVFPRGQTSEERSEESSAMMVDSQQEATAAALGELGYDVGAELTVHSLTDDSAARDLLEEGDVIVAVDGRDVADAAAVRAVVAEAAGAPVTLTVRRDGETRDVSVTPTEQEVDGETLWLLGVTLMQSYDFPIDVTIQLDNVGGPSAGMMFALGIIDLLTPGELNGGADVAGTGTIVGTGEVGPIGGIRQKLWGAQDAGAEIFLAPTANCGEVVGHVPDGLQVFAVETLDDALEVLETVRDEGDLAALPTCEPAR; this comes from the coding sequence GTGGCCCTTTTCGATGAGAACGTCACGATCGTCCCCGCCCCGCGGCGGCGGCCCTCCCGGGGGACCATCGCCGGCATCTGGGCCCTGGTGGTCGCACTCGTGGTGCTGCTCGTGCTCACCTTCCTGCCGACGGCGTATGTGATCCAGCAGCCCGGCCCCGTGTACGACACCCTCGGCACCGCGCGCACCGCCGACGGCACCGACGTGCCGCTGATCTCGGTGGAGGGCGCCGAGACCTACCCGACGGCCGGCACGCTGGATCTGCTGACGGTGCAGGTCGAGGGCAACCGCGAGCGTCCGCCGTCGTGGTTCGAACTCGCACTGGCCTGGTTCGATCGCACGCGCGCCGTCGTCCCCATCGATGAGGTGTTCCCGCGGGGCCAGACCAGCGAGGAGCGCAGCGAGGAGAGTTCGGCGATGATGGTCGACTCGCAGCAGGAGGCCACCGCCGCGGCGCTGGGCGAGCTGGGGTACGACGTCGGCGCCGAGCTGACGGTGCATTCCCTCACCGATGACTCCGCGGCACGGGATCTGCTGGAGGAGGGCGACGTGATCGTGGCGGTCGACGGCCGCGACGTCGCCGATGCCGCGGCCGTCCGGGCCGTCGTCGCCGAGGCCGCCGGTGCGCCGGTCACCCTCACCGTGCGCCGCGACGGCGAGACCCGCGACGTGTCGGTCACGCCGACCGAGCAGGAGGTGGACGGCGAGACGCTGTGGCTGCTGGGCGTGACGCTCATGCAGTCGTACGACTTCCCGATCGACGTCACCATCCAGCTCGACAACGTCGGCGGGCCGAGCGCGGGCATGATGTTCGCCCTCGGCATCATCGACCTGCTCACGCCGGGCGAACTCAACGGCGGCGCCGACGTGGCGGGAACGGGCACCATCGTCGGCACGGGCGAGGTGGGACCCATCGGCGGCATCCGTCAGAAGCTCTGGGGCGCGCAGGATGCCGGAGCGGAGATCTTCCTCGCGCCGACGGCGAACTGCGGCGAGGTCGTCGGCCATGTCCCCGACGGGCTGCAGGTGTTCGCGGTCGAGACGCTCGACGACGCGCTCGAGGTGCTCGAGACGGTGCGGGACGAGGGCGACCTGGCGGCCCTACCCACCTGTGAACCTGCCCGCTGA
- a CDS encoding ATP-dependent DNA helicase, whose amino-acid sequence MSTVIPAHVIAAALGQFPPTPEQAAVIESSLQPGLVVAGAGSGKTETMAGRVVWLVANGLVRRDQVLGLTFTRKAAGELAERIQRRLQRLAEFERRGLVPHLPRLHAEGRLDVFAAATTDAERRAALAALTAHTGAVAPGGDDESLLLRPTVATYNSFADAIVREHAVRIGRDGEAAVLSDSAAWLLMRRVVLSSDDPRLEERGESVRTLIDAALRIARDSVDNLVPLPDLAAFPARFADVLERPSENRRTVVYADVARAADKVDALSLLADLAAEYGRQKARLGVIDFSDQVAGALEVVGSHPAVADELRDRYRVVLLDEYQDTSVVQTDLLATLFRGTGVMAVGDPHQSIYGWRGASAGNLGDFARAFADGGASGRFALRTSWRNSRQVLTAANAVLEPLSAGAPVPVDELLARPGAPDGDVRIAFEDDLDAETDRVAAWFEDVRRQRARAGRPTTGAILFRSKKHMVRFADALGRRGIPHRILGLGGLLSTPEVVDVVSALRVIADPTAGSSLIRLLSGPRWAIGLADLRALAQLARRIVRHDHALQPLDPDVAERLRGSAGEDQGSLIDALDFVLRHPADHGWLAGFTPAARERLREAGAVFAGLRRAARLPIPELVRLIELELRLDVELAANEARGPARIANEQLRAFVDELHGFLAADETGSLSSLLAWLDHAEKLDEFAPRTEPPEDDVVQLLTIHGSKGLEWDAVAVVRLVTDELPTAAKDTKGWLGFGVLPYEFRGDAPWLPRLQWSRQDAPTQQALKASLEQFVADQRARQLEEDRRLAYVAVTRARDHLLLSGSSWSGTRSAREPSVFLREMAEALHLEPPAPEAGENPYLGERRLLSWPIDPLGARRPAVQAAATAVARARKAEPVEPQPELELLLAERAARAADRVRSAPTRIPASRYKDFIADFAGTVAAIARPLPERPYRQTRLGTLFHAWVEHRSGLVGAGSSADDALWELDDEAADGGVGLSADDAEAMAALKDAFAATEWAPLRPIAVETEIDFTMPGPDGREHVIICKLDAVYRRADRIEIVDWKTGRPPRNDDERRERMVQLELYRQAYHAKHGVPLEDIDVALVYVADGVVLRG is encoded by the coding sequence GTGAGCACCGTCATCCCCGCCCACGTCATCGCCGCAGCGCTCGGGCAGTTCCCGCCGACGCCCGAGCAGGCCGCCGTCATCGAATCATCGCTGCAGCCCGGCCTCGTCGTCGCCGGGGCCGGCAGCGGCAAGACCGAGACGATGGCCGGACGCGTCGTGTGGCTCGTGGCCAACGGGCTCGTCCGGCGCGACCAGGTGCTCGGCCTCACCTTCACGCGCAAAGCGGCGGGCGAACTCGCCGAGCGCATCCAGCGCCGGCTGCAGCGCCTCGCCGAGTTCGAGCGGCGTGGTCTCGTGCCCCACCTGCCGCGGCTGCACGCGGAGGGCCGGCTCGACGTCTTCGCCGCCGCGACGACGGACGCCGAGCGCCGGGCCGCCCTGGCGGCACTGACGGCGCACACCGGCGCCGTCGCCCCCGGCGGTGACGACGAATCGCTCCTCCTGCGGCCCACCGTCGCGACCTACAACAGCTTCGCCGACGCCATCGTGCGCGAGCACGCCGTGCGCATCGGGCGCGACGGCGAGGCGGCCGTGCTCAGCGACTCCGCCGCCTGGCTGCTGATGCGGCGGGTCGTGCTCTCCTCCGACGATCCGCGGCTCGAGGAGCGCGGCGAATCGGTGCGCACCCTCATCGATGCGGCGCTGCGCATCGCCCGCGACAGCGTCGACAACCTCGTTCCGCTGCCCGACCTCGCCGCGTTCCCCGCCCGCTTCGCCGACGTGCTGGAGCGGCCATCGGAGAATCGTCGCACCGTCGTGTACGCCGATGTGGCGCGGGCGGCCGACAAAGTGGACGCGCTGTCGCTGCTGGCGGACCTCGCCGCCGAGTACGGGCGGCAGAAGGCGCGGCTGGGCGTCATCGACTTCTCCGACCAGGTCGCCGGCGCACTCGAAGTGGTCGGCAGCCACCCGGCCGTCGCCGACGAGCTGCGCGACCGTTACCGGGTGGTGCTGCTGGACGAGTACCAGGACACCTCGGTCGTGCAGACCGACCTGCTGGCGACGCTCTTCCGCGGCACCGGGGTGATGGCGGTGGGCGACCCCCACCAGTCGATCTACGGCTGGCGCGGCGCCAGCGCCGGCAACCTGGGGGACTTCGCGCGGGCGTTCGCCGACGGCGGCGCCAGCGGACGGTTCGCGCTGCGCACGAGCTGGCGCAACAGCCGGCAGGTGCTCACGGCCGCGAACGCCGTGCTCGAACCGCTGTCGGCGGGCGCCCCCGTGCCGGTGGACGAGCTGCTCGCCCGCCCCGGAGCCCCGGACGGCGACGTGCGGATCGCGTTCGAGGACGACCTGGATGCCGAGACCGATCGCGTGGCGGCGTGGTTCGAGGACGTCCGTCGTCAGCGCGCCCGGGCGGGCAGGCCGACGACCGGGGCGATCCTCTTCCGCAGCAAGAAGCACATGGTGCGCTTCGCCGACGCCCTCGGTCGCCGCGGCATCCCTCACCGCATCCTGGGACTCGGCGGCCTGCTGTCGACGCCGGAGGTCGTGGACGTCGTCTCCGCGCTGCGGGTCATCGCTGATCCGACGGCCGGTTCCTCGCTCATCCGGCTGCTGTCGGGTCCCCGGTGGGCGATCGGCCTGGCGGACCTCCGCGCCCTGGCGCAACTGGCGCGCCGCATCGTGCGGCACGACCACGCGCTGCAGCCGCTGGACCCCGATGTCGCCGAGCGGCTGCGCGGTTCGGCGGGCGAGGACCAGGGTTCGCTCATCGACGCCCTCGACTTCGTGCTGCGCCACCCCGCCGACCACGGCTGGCTGGCGGGATTCACCCCCGCCGCCCGCGAGCGGCTGCGGGAGGCGGGCGCGGTCTTCGCCGGCCTGCGCCGGGCGGCGCGACTGCCCATCCCCGAACTCGTGCGGCTGATCGAGCTGGAGCTGCGGCTGGACGTGGAGCTCGCGGCGAACGAGGCCCGGGGCCCTGCCCGCATCGCGAACGAGCAGCTGCGCGCGTTCGTGGACGAGCTGCACGGCTTCCTCGCCGCCGACGAGACCGGGTCGCTCTCGAGCCTGCTGGCATGGCTCGACCACGCCGAGAAGCTCGACGAGTTCGCTCCGCGCACCGAGCCGCCCGAGGACGACGTGGTGCAGCTGCTCACCATCCACGGCTCGAAGGGGCTCGAGTGGGATGCCGTCGCCGTGGTGCGCCTGGTCACCGACGAGCTGCCCACCGCGGCGAAGGACACCAAGGGGTGGCTCGGCTTCGGCGTGCTGCCCTACGAGTTCCGCGGCGACGCGCCGTGGCTGCCGCGCCTGCAGTGGTCGAGGCAGGACGCGCCCACCCAGCAGGCGCTCAAGGCATCACTCGAGCAGTTCGTCGCCGATCAACGCGCCCGCCAGCTCGAGGAGGACAGGCGCTTGGCCTACGTCGCCGTGACGCGCGCCCGCGATCACCTGCTGCTGTCCGGGTCGAGCTGGTCGGGGACGCGCAGCGCCCGGGAACCCAGCGTGTTCCTGCGGGAGATGGCCGAGGCCCTGCACCTCGAGCCGCCGGCGCCGGAGGCCGGCGAGAACCCCTACCTCGGCGAGCGGCGGCTGCTGAGCTGGCCGATCGACCCGCTGGGTGCTCGGCGCCCCGCCGTGCAGGCCGCTGCGACGGCGGTCGCGCGGGCGAGGAAAGCCGAGCCGGTCGAGCCGCAGCCCGAGCTGGAACTGCTGCTGGCCGAGCGGGCGGCACGCGCCGCCGACCGGGTGCGCTCCGCGCCGACGCGCATTCCGGCGTCGCGCTACAAGGACTTCATCGCCGATTTCGCCGGCACCGTCGCCGCCATCGCGCGGCCGCTGCCCGAGCGTCCCTACCGCCAGACCCGGCTGGGCACCCTCTTCCACGCGTGGGTCGAGCACCGGTCCGGGCTGGTGGGTGCGGGCTCCTCCGCCGACGACGCCCTGTGGGAGCTCGACGACGAGGCGGCCGACGGGGGCGTGGGGCTGTCGGCTGACGACGCCGAGGCGATGGCCGCGCTGAAGGACGCCTTCGCGGCCACGGAGTGGGCGCCCCTGCGGCCCATCGCCGTGGAAACCGAGATCGACTTCACCATGCCCGGCCCCGATGGGCGCGAGCACGTCATCATCTGCAAGCTCGACGCCGTCTACCGGCGCGCCGATCGCATCGAGATCGTCGACTGGAAGACCGGGCGTCCGCCGCGCAACGACGACGAGCGCCGTGAACGCATGGTGCAGCTGGAGCTGTACCGGCAGGCGTATCACGCCAAGCACGGGGTGCCGCTGGAAGACATCGACGTGGCGCTGGTGTACGTCGCCGACGGCGTGGTGCTGCGCGGCTGA